A genomic region of Oncorhynchus mykiss isolate Arlee chromosome 16, USDA_OmykA_1.1, whole genome shotgun sequence contains the following coding sequences:
- the LOC110491391 gene encoding F-box only protein 11 isoform X3, which translates to MNSVRATNRRPRRVSRPRPVQPDRNEGDRADEEAPAAAAEVAVEESGPAAGNSPYQLRRKSLLPKRTASSTAAACPSKTAMEGASTSTTEPFGHRAKRARVSGRSHDLPAALAEQYLQQKLPDEVVLKIFSYLLEQDLCQTACVCKRFSQLANDPILWKRLYMEVFEYTRPMMHPEPGKFYQVSPEEHDHPNPWKDSFQQLYKGAHVKPGFAEHFYSNPGRFKGRENMLYYDTIEDALGGVQESHFDGLIFVHSGIYTDEWIYIESPITMIGAAPGKVSDKVVIENTRDSTFVFMEGSEDAYVGYMTIRFNPDDKSAQHHNAHHCLEITVNCSPNIDHCIIRSTCTVGSAVCVSGQGACPTIKHCNISDCENVGLYITDHAQGIYEDNEISNNALAGIWVKNHGNPIIRRNHIHHGRDVGVFTFDHGMGYFESCNIHRNRIAGFEVKAYANPTVVRCEIHHGQTGGIYVHEKGRGQFIENKIYANNFAGVWITSNSDPTIRGNAIFNGNQGGVYIFGDGRGLIEGNDIHGNALAGIQIRTNSCPIVRHNKIHDGQHGGIYVHEKGQGVIEENEVYSNTLAGVWVTTGSTPVLRRNRIHSGKQVGVYFYDNGHGVLEDNDIYNHMYSGVQIRTGSNPKIRRNKIWGGQNGGILVYNSGLGFIEDNEIFDNAMAGVWIKTDSNPTLRRNKIHDGRDGGICIFNGGRGLLEENDIFRNAQAGVLISTNSHPVLRKNRIFDGFAAGIEITNHATATLEGNQIFNNRFGGLFLASGVNVTMKDNKIMNNQDAIEKAVSRGQCLYKISSYTSYPMHDFYRCHTCNTTDRNAICVNCIKKCHQGHDVEFIRHDRFFCDCGAGTLSNPCTLAGEPTHDTDTLYDSAPPIESNTLQHN; encoded by the exons ATGAACTCCGTCAGAGCCACCAACCGGAGACCCAGGCGAGTCTCAAGGCCGCGCCCGGTGCAGCCCGACCGGAACGAGGGGGACCGAG CAGATGAGGAGGCTCCAGCTGCAGCAGCGGAGGTGGCTGTGGAGGAGTCTGGGCCTGCAGCTGGGAACAGCCCCTACCAGCTCCGACGCAAGTCTCTACTGCCCAAGAGAACAGCCTCCAGTACTGCAGCGGCCTGCCCCAGCAAGACCGCTATGGAG GGAGCGTCCACCTCGACGACAGAACCCTTCGGTCACCGAGCCAAACGAGCCAGGGTCTCTGGCAGGAGCCACGACCTGCCAG CGGCTCTAGCAGAGCAGTACCTGCAGCAGAAGCTTCCAGATGAGGTGGTTCTGAAGATCTTCTCATACCTCCTGGAGCAGGACCTCTGTCAGACAGCCTGTGTCTGCAAACGTTTCAGCCAGCTAGCCAACGACCCTATactctg GAAGCGTCTGTACATGGAGGTGTTTGAGTACACCCGTCCCATGATGCACCCCGAGCCAGGCAAGTTCTACCAGGTCAGTCCTGAGGAACACGACCACCCCAACCCCTGGAAGGACAGCTTCCAACAACTG TATAAAGGAGCCCATGTGAAGCCAGGCTTTGCTGAACATTTCTACAGCAACCCTGGGAGGTTCAAAGGCAGGGAGAATATGCTG TACTATGACACCATAGAAGATGCGTTAGGAGGGGTGCAGGAGAGTCATTTTGATGGGCTGATCTTTGTCCACTCTGGGATCTACACTGACGAGTGGATCTACATAGAATCCCCTATCACCATGATTGGAGCAG CTCCTGGTAAGGTGTCTGATAAAGTGGTTATTGAGAACACCAGAGACTCAACGTTTGTCTTCATGGAGGGATCGGAGGACGCCTACGTAGGATACATGACTATTAGG TTTAACCCAGATGATAAGTCGGCTCAGCACCACAACGCCCACCACTGTCTGGAGATCACTGTCAACTGTTCTCCCAACATAGACCACTGTATCATCAGATCTACCTGCACAG TGGGCtcggctgtgtgtgtgagcggcCAGGGGGCGTGTCCTACCATCAAACACTGCAACATCAGCGACTGTGAGAACGTTGGACTTTACATCACTGACCATGCACAG GGTATCTATGAGGATAATGAGATCAGTAATAATGCATTGGCGGGAATCTGGGTAAAAAACCACGGCAACCCCATCATCAGACGAAACCACATCCACCACGGCCGAGATGTAGGAGTCTTCACCTTCGACCACGGCATG ggTTATTTTGAGAGTTGTAACATCCACAGGAATCGTATAGCAGGCTTTGAGGTGAAGGCGTATGCTAACCCTACAGTGGTTCGCTGTGAGATCCACCATGGCCAGACAGGGGGCATCTATGTGCATGAGAAAGGACGGGGACAGTTTATAGAAAACAAGATCTACGCCAACAACTTCGCTGGAGTTTGGATCACCTCCAACAGCGACCCTACGatacg GGGCAATGCAATCTTTAATGGTAACCAAGGGGGCGTGTACATATTTGGCGATGGGCGTGGCCTGATCGAGGGGAACGATATCCATGGCAACGCTCTGGCAGGAATCCAAATCAGAACCAACAGCTGCCCAATTGTACGCCATAACAAGATCCACGACGGACAGCATGGCGGCATCTACGTG catgAGAAGGGCCAGGGTGTGATCGAGGAGAACGAGGTGTACAGCAACACGCTGGCAGGCGTCTGGGTGACCACCGGCAGCACACCTGTCCTCCGCAGGAACCGCATCCACAGCGGCAAACAG GTTGGCGTGTATTTCTATGACAACGGGCATGGGGTGTTGGAAGACAACGACATCTACAATCACATGTACTCCGGCGTTCAAATACG GACGGGCAGCAACCCCAAGATCCGACGCAACAAGATCTGGGGAGGGCAGAACGGAGGCATCCTGGTCTACAACTCGGGTCTGGGTTTCATCGAGGACAATGAGATCTTCGACAACGCCATGGCGGGCGTGTGGATTAAGACGGACAGCAACCCCACGCTGCGGCGCAACAAGATCCACGACGGGAGAGACGGAGGCATCTGTATCTTCAACGGAGGGAGAGGTCTCCTGGAGGAGAATGATATCTTCAGGAACGCCCAGGCAGGAGTTCTGATCAGCACCAACAGCCACCCGGTGCTCCGCAAGAACCGCATCTTTGACGGTTTTGCTGCAG GTATCGAGATAACCAACCACGCCACTGCAACTCTGGAGGGAAACCAGATCTTCAACAACCGTTTCGGAGGCCTGTTCCTCGCCTCGGGGGTGAACGTCACCATGAAAG ATAATAAGATAATGAATAACCAGGATGCCATAGAGAAAGCTGTGAGCAGAGGACAATGTCTCTACAAGATCTCCAGCTACACCTCATACCCCATGCATGACttttacag gtgtCACACCTGCAATACGACAGACCGGAACGCCATCTGTGTGAACTGCATCAAGAAGTGTCACCAAGGACACGACGTGGAGTTTATACGACACGATAG gtTTTTCTGTGACTGTGGAGCGGGAACTCTGTCCAACCCCTGTACTCTGGCTGGAGAACCCACACACGACACGGACACACTTTACGACTCAGCCCCGCCCATAGAGTCCAACACGCTGCAACacaactga
- the LOC110491391 gene encoding F-box only protein 11 isoform X1 yields MNSVRATNRRPRRVSRPRPVQPDRNEGDRADEEAPAAAAEVAVEESGPAAGNSPYQLRRKSLLPKRTASSTAAACPSKTAMEGASTSTTEPFGHRAKRARVSGRSHDLPAALAEQYLQQKLPDEVVLKIFSYLLEQDLCQTACVCKRFSQLANDPILWKRLYMEVFEYTRPMMHPEPGKFYQVSPEEHDHPNPWKDSFQQLYKGAHVKPGFAEHFYSNPGRFKGRENMLYYDTIEDALGGVQESHFDGLIFVHSGIYTDEWIYIESPITMIGAAPGKVSDKVVIENTRDSTFVFMEGSEDAYVGYMTIRFNPDDKSAQHHNAHHCLEITVNCSPNIDHCIIRSTCTVGSAVCVSGQGACPTIKHCNISDCENVGLYITDHAQGIYEDNEISNNALAGIWVKNHGNPIIRRNHIHHGRDVGVFTFDHGMGYFESCNIHRNRIAGFEVKAYANPTVVRCEIHHGQTGGIYVHEKGRGQFIENKIYANNFAGVWITSNSDPTIRGNAIFNGNQGGVYIFGDGRGLIEGNDIHGNALAGIQIRTNSCPIVRHNKIHDGQHGGIYVHEKGQGVIEENEVYSNTLAGVWVTTGSTPVLRRNRIHSGKQVGVYFYDNGHGVLEDNDIYNHMYSGVQIRTGSNPKIRRNKIWGGQNGGILVYNSGLGFIEDNEIFDNAMAGVWIKTDSNPTLRRNKIHDGRDGGICIFNGGRGLLEENDIFRNAQAGVLISTNSHPVLRKNRIFDGFAAGIEITNHATATLEGNQIFNNRFGGLFLASGVNVTMKVILCRFITLPSNESYTACVRRRWKQKTHNKIMNNQDAIEKAVSRGQCLYKISSYTSYPMHDFYRCHTCNTTDRNAICVNCIKKCHQGHDVEFIRHDRFFCDCGAGTLSNPCTLAGEPTHDTDTLYDSAPPIESNTLQHN; encoded by the exons ATGAACTCCGTCAGAGCCACCAACCGGAGACCCAGGCGAGTCTCAAGGCCGCGCCCGGTGCAGCCCGACCGGAACGAGGGGGACCGAG CAGATGAGGAGGCTCCAGCTGCAGCAGCGGAGGTGGCTGTGGAGGAGTCTGGGCCTGCAGCTGGGAACAGCCCCTACCAGCTCCGACGCAAGTCTCTACTGCCCAAGAGAACAGCCTCCAGTACTGCAGCGGCCTGCCCCAGCAAGACCGCTATGGAG GGAGCGTCCACCTCGACGACAGAACCCTTCGGTCACCGAGCCAAACGAGCCAGGGTCTCTGGCAGGAGCCACGACCTGCCAG CGGCTCTAGCAGAGCAGTACCTGCAGCAGAAGCTTCCAGATGAGGTGGTTCTGAAGATCTTCTCATACCTCCTGGAGCAGGACCTCTGTCAGACAGCCTGTGTCTGCAAACGTTTCAGCCAGCTAGCCAACGACCCTATactctg GAAGCGTCTGTACATGGAGGTGTTTGAGTACACCCGTCCCATGATGCACCCCGAGCCAGGCAAGTTCTACCAGGTCAGTCCTGAGGAACACGACCACCCCAACCCCTGGAAGGACAGCTTCCAACAACTG TATAAAGGAGCCCATGTGAAGCCAGGCTTTGCTGAACATTTCTACAGCAACCCTGGGAGGTTCAAAGGCAGGGAGAATATGCTG TACTATGACACCATAGAAGATGCGTTAGGAGGGGTGCAGGAGAGTCATTTTGATGGGCTGATCTTTGTCCACTCTGGGATCTACACTGACGAGTGGATCTACATAGAATCCCCTATCACCATGATTGGAGCAG CTCCTGGTAAGGTGTCTGATAAAGTGGTTATTGAGAACACCAGAGACTCAACGTTTGTCTTCATGGAGGGATCGGAGGACGCCTACGTAGGATACATGACTATTAGG TTTAACCCAGATGATAAGTCGGCTCAGCACCACAACGCCCACCACTGTCTGGAGATCACTGTCAACTGTTCTCCCAACATAGACCACTGTATCATCAGATCTACCTGCACAG TGGGCtcggctgtgtgtgtgagcggcCAGGGGGCGTGTCCTACCATCAAACACTGCAACATCAGCGACTGTGAGAACGTTGGACTTTACATCACTGACCATGCACAG GGTATCTATGAGGATAATGAGATCAGTAATAATGCATTGGCGGGAATCTGGGTAAAAAACCACGGCAACCCCATCATCAGACGAAACCACATCCACCACGGCCGAGATGTAGGAGTCTTCACCTTCGACCACGGCATG ggTTATTTTGAGAGTTGTAACATCCACAGGAATCGTATAGCAGGCTTTGAGGTGAAGGCGTATGCTAACCCTACAGTGGTTCGCTGTGAGATCCACCATGGCCAGACAGGGGGCATCTATGTGCATGAGAAAGGACGGGGACAGTTTATAGAAAACAAGATCTACGCCAACAACTTCGCTGGAGTTTGGATCACCTCCAACAGCGACCCTACGatacg GGGCAATGCAATCTTTAATGGTAACCAAGGGGGCGTGTACATATTTGGCGATGGGCGTGGCCTGATCGAGGGGAACGATATCCATGGCAACGCTCTGGCAGGAATCCAAATCAGAACCAACAGCTGCCCAATTGTACGCCATAACAAGATCCACGACGGACAGCATGGCGGCATCTACGTG catgAGAAGGGCCAGGGTGTGATCGAGGAGAACGAGGTGTACAGCAACACGCTGGCAGGCGTCTGGGTGACCACCGGCAGCACACCTGTCCTCCGCAGGAACCGCATCCACAGCGGCAAACAG GTTGGCGTGTATTTCTATGACAACGGGCATGGGGTGTTGGAAGACAACGACATCTACAATCACATGTACTCCGGCGTTCAAATACG GACGGGCAGCAACCCCAAGATCCGACGCAACAAGATCTGGGGAGGGCAGAACGGAGGCATCCTGGTCTACAACTCGGGTCTGGGTTTCATCGAGGACAATGAGATCTTCGACAACGCCATGGCGGGCGTGTGGATTAAGACGGACAGCAACCCCACGCTGCGGCGCAACAAGATCCACGACGGGAGAGACGGAGGCATCTGTATCTTCAACGGAGGGAGAGGTCTCCTGGAGGAGAATGATATCTTCAGGAACGCCCAGGCAGGAGTTCTGATCAGCACCAACAGCCACCCGGTGCTCCGCAAGAACCGCATCTTTGACGGTTTTGCTGCAG GTATCGAGATAACCAACCACGCCACTGCAACTCTGGAGGGAAACCAGATCTTCAACAACCGTTTCGGAGGCCTGTTCCTCGCCTCGGGGGTGAACGTCACCATGAAAG TCATTCTGTGCAGATTCATCACTCTCCCTTCTAACGAGTCCTACACAGCTTGTGTTCGTCGTAGATGGAAACAGAAGACAC ATAATAAGATAATGAATAACCAGGATGCCATAGAGAAAGCTGTGAGCAGAGGACAATGTCTCTACAAGATCTCCAGCTACACCTCATACCCCATGCATGACttttacag gtgtCACACCTGCAATACGACAGACCGGAACGCCATCTGTGTGAACTGCATCAAGAAGTGTCACCAAGGACACGACGTGGAGTTTATACGACACGATAG gtTTTTCTGTGACTGTGGAGCGGGAACTCTGTCCAACCCCTGTACTCTGGCTGGAGAACCCACACACGACACGGACACACTTTACGACTCAGCCCCGCCCATAGAGTCCAACACGCTGCAACacaactga
- the LOC110491391 gene encoding F-box only protein 11 isoform X2: protein MNSVRATNRRPRRVSRPRPVQPDRNEGDRDEEAPAAAAEVAVEESGPAAGNSPYQLRRKSLLPKRTASSTAAACPSKTAMEGASTSTTEPFGHRAKRARVSGRSHDLPAALAEQYLQQKLPDEVVLKIFSYLLEQDLCQTACVCKRFSQLANDPILWKRLYMEVFEYTRPMMHPEPGKFYQVSPEEHDHPNPWKDSFQQLYKGAHVKPGFAEHFYSNPGRFKGRENMLYYDTIEDALGGVQESHFDGLIFVHSGIYTDEWIYIESPITMIGAAPGKVSDKVVIENTRDSTFVFMEGSEDAYVGYMTIRFNPDDKSAQHHNAHHCLEITVNCSPNIDHCIIRSTCTVGSAVCVSGQGACPTIKHCNISDCENVGLYITDHAQGIYEDNEISNNALAGIWVKNHGNPIIRRNHIHHGRDVGVFTFDHGMGYFESCNIHRNRIAGFEVKAYANPTVVRCEIHHGQTGGIYVHEKGRGQFIENKIYANNFAGVWITSNSDPTIRGNAIFNGNQGGVYIFGDGRGLIEGNDIHGNALAGIQIRTNSCPIVRHNKIHDGQHGGIYVHEKGQGVIEENEVYSNTLAGVWVTTGSTPVLRRNRIHSGKQVGVYFYDNGHGVLEDNDIYNHMYSGVQIRTGSNPKIRRNKIWGGQNGGILVYNSGLGFIEDNEIFDNAMAGVWIKTDSNPTLRRNKIHDGRDGGICIFNGGRGLLEENDIFRNAQAGVLISTNSHPVLRKNRIFDGFAAGIEITNHATATLEGNQIFNNRFGGLFLASGVNVTMKVILCRFITLPSNESYTACVRRRWKQKTHNKIMNNQDAIEKAVSRGQCLYKISSYTSYPMHDFYRCHTCNTTDRNAICVNCIKKCHQGHDVEFIRHDRFFCDCGAGTLSNPCTLAGEPTHDTDTLYDSAPPIESNTLQHN from the exons ATGAACTCCGTCAGAGCCACCAACCGGAGACCCAGGCGAGTCTCAAGGCCGCGCCCGGTGCAGCCCGACCGGAACGAGGGGGACCGAG ATGAGGAGGCTCCAGCTGCAGCAGCGGAGGTGGCTGTGGAGGAGTCTGGGCCTGCAGCTGGGAACAGCCCCTACCAGCTCCGACGCAAGTCTCTACTGCCCAAGAGAACAGCCTCCAGTACTGCAGCGGCCTGCCCCAGCAAGACCGCTATGGAG GGAGCGTCCACCTCGACGACAGAACCCTTCGGTCACCGAGCCAAACGAGCCAGGGTCTCTGGCAGGAGCCACGACCTGCCAG CGGCTCTAGCAGAGCAGTACCTGCAGCAGAAGCTTCCAGATGAGGTGGTTCTGAAGATCTTCTCATACCTCCTGGAGCAGGACCTCTGTCAGACAGCCTGTGTCTGCAAACGTTTCAGCCAGCTAGCCAACGACCCTATactctg GAAGCGTCTGTACATGGAGGTGTTTGAGTACACCCGTCCCATGATGCACCCCGAGCCAGGCAAGTTCTACCAGGTCAGTCCTGAGGAACACGACCACCCCAACCCCTGGAAGGACAGCTTCCAACAACTG TATAAAGGAGCCCATGTGAAGCCAGGCTTTGCTGAACATTTCTACAGCAACCCTGGGAGGTTCAAAGGCAGGGAGAATATGCTG TACTATGACACCATAGAAGATGCGTTAGGAGGGGTGCAGGAGAGTCATTTTGATGGGCTGATCTTTGTCCACTCTGGGATCTACACTGACGAGTGGATCTACATAGAATCCCCTATCACCATGATTGGAGCAG CTCCTGGTAAGGTGTCTGATAAAGTGGTTATTGAGAACACCAGAGACTCAACGTTTGTCTTCATGGAGGGATCGGAGGACGCCTACGTAGGATACATGACTATTAGG TTTAACCCAGATGATAAGTCGGCTCAGCACCACAACGCCCACCACTGTCTGGAGATCACTGTCAACTGTTCTCCCAACATAGACCACTGTATCATCAGATCTACCTGCACAG TGGGCtcggctgtgtgtgtgagcggcCAGGGGGCGTGTCCTACCATCAAACACTGCAACATCAGCGACTGTGAGAACGTTGGACTTTACATCACTGACCATGCACAG GGTATCTATGAGGATAATGAGATCAGTAATAATGCATTGGCGGGAATCTGGGTAAAAAACCACGGCAACCCCATCATCAGACGAAACCACATCCACCACGGCCGAGATGTAGGAGTCTTCACCTTCGACCACGGCATG ggTTATTTTGAGAGTTGTAACATCCACAGGAATCGTATAGCAGGCTTTGAGGTGAAGGCGTATGCTAACCCTACAGTGGTTCGCTGTGAGATCCACCATGGCCAGACAGGGGGCATCTATGTGCATGAGAAAGGACGGGGACAGTTTATAGAAAACAAGATCTACGCCAACAACTTCGCTGGAGTTTGGATCACCTCCAACAGCGACCCTACGatacg GGGCAATGCAATCTTTAATGGTAACCAAGGGGGCGTGTACATATTTGGCGATGGGCGTGGCCTGATCGAGGGGAACGATATCCATGGCAACGCTCTGGCAGGAATCCAAATCAGAACCAACAGCTGCCCAATTGTACGCCATAACAAGATCCACGACGGACAGCATGGCGGCATCTACGTG catgAGAAGGGCCAGGGTGTGATCGAGGAGAACGAGGTGTACAGCAACACGCTGGCAGGCGTCTGGGTGACCACCGGCAGCACACCTGTCCTCCGCAGGAACCGCATCCACAGCGGCAAACAG GTTGGCGTGTATTTCTATGACAACGGGCATGGGGTGTTGGAAGACAACGACATCTACAATCACATGTACTCCGGCGTTCAAATACG GACGGGCAGCAACCCCAAGATCCGACGCAACAAGATCTGGGGAGGGCAGAACGGAGGCATCCTGGTCTACAACTCGGGTCTGGGTTTCATCGAGGACAATGAGATCTTCGACAACGCCATGGCGGGCGTGTGGATTAAGACGGACAGCAACCCCACGCTGCGGCGCAACAAGATCCACGACGGGAGAGACGGAGGCATCTGTATCTTCAACGGAGGGAGAGGTCTCCTGGAGGAGAATGATATCTTCAGGAACGCCCAGGCAGGAGTTCTGATCAGCACCAACAGCCACCCGGTGCTCCGCAAGAACCGCATCTTTGACGGTTTTGCTGCAG GTATCGAGATAACCAACCACGCCACTGCAACTCTGGAGGGAAACCAGATCTTCAACAACCGTTTCGGAGGCCTGTTCCTCGCCTCGGGGGTGAACGTCACCATGAAAG TCATTCTGTGCAGATTCATCACTCTCCCTTCTAACGAGTCCTACACAGCTTGTGTTCGTCGTAGATGGAAACAGAAGACAC ATAATAAGATAATGAATAACCAGGATGCCATAGAGAAAGCTGTGAGCAGAGGACAATGTCTCTACAAGATCTCCAGCTACACCTCATACCCCATGCATGACttttacag gtgtCACACCTGCAATACGACAGACCGGAACGCCATCTGTGTGAACTGCATCAAGAAGTGTCACCAAGGACACGACGTGGAGTTTATACGACACGATAG gtTTTTCTGTGACTGTGGAGCGGGAACTCTGTCCAACCCCTGTACTCTGGCTGGAGAACCCACACACGACACGGACACACTTTACGACTCAGCCCCGCCCATAGAGTCCAACACGCTGCAACacaactga
- the LOC110491391 gene encoding F-box only protein 11 isoform X4 — translation MNSVRATNRRPRRVSRPRPVQPDRNEGDRDEEAPAAAAEVAVEESGPAAGNSPYQLRRKSLLPKRTASSTAAACPSKTAMEGASTSTTEPFGHRAKRARVSGRSHDLPAALAEQYLQQKLPDEVVLKIFSYLLEQDLCQTACVCKRFSQLANDPILWKRLYMEVFEYTRPMMHPEPGKFYQVSPEEHDHPNPWKDSFQQLYKGAHVKPGFAEHFYSNPGRFKGRENMLYYDTIEDALGGVQESHFDGLIFVHSGIYTDEWIYIESPITMIGAAPGKVSDKVVIENTRDSTFVFMEGSEDAYVGYMTIRFNPDDKSAQHHNAHHCLEITVNCSPNIDHCIIRSTCTVGSAVCVSGQGACPTIKHCNISDCENVGLYITDHAQGIYEDNEISNNALAGIWVKNHGNPIIRRNHIHHGRDVGVFTFDHGMGYFESCNIHRNRIAGFEVKAYANPTVVRCEIHHGQTGGIYVHEKGRGQFIENKIYANNFAGVWITSNSDPTIRGNAIFNGNQGGVYIFGDGRGLIEGNDIHGNALAGIQIRTNSCPIVRHNKIHDGQHGGIYVHEKGQGVIEENEVYSNTLAGVWVTTGSTPVLRRNRIHSGKQVGVYFYDNGHGVLEDNDIYNHMYSGVQIRTGSNPKIRRNKIWGGQNGGILVYNSGLGFIEDNEIFDNAMAGVWIKTDSNPTLRRNKIHDGRDGGICIFNGGRGLLEENDIFRNAQAGVLISTNSHPVLRKNRIFDGFAAGIEITNHATATLEGNQIFNNRFGGLFLASGVNVTMKDNKIMNNQDAIEKAVSRGQCLYKISSYTSYPMHDFYRCHTCNTTDRNAICVNCIKKCHQGHDVEFIRHDR, via the exons ATGAACTCCGTCAGAGCCACCAACCGGAGACCCAGGCGAGTCTCAAGGCCGCGCCCGGTGCAGCCCGACCGGAACGAGGGGGACCGAG ATGAGGAGGCTCCAGCTGCAGCAGCGGAGGTGGCTGTGGAGGAGTCTGGGCCTGCAGCTGGGAACAGCCCCTACCAGCTCCGACGCAAGTCTCTACTGCCCAAGAGAACAGCCTCCAGTACTGCAGCGGCCTGCCCCAGCAAGACCGCTATGGAG GGAGCGTCCACCTCGACGACAGAACCCTTCGGTCACCGAGCCAAACGAGCCAGGGTCTCTGGCAGGAGCCACGACCTGCCAG CGGCTCTAGCAGAGCAGTACCTGCAGCAGAAGCTTCCAGATGAGGTGGTTCTGAAGATCTTCTCATACCTCCTGGAGCAGGACCTCTGTCAGACAGCCTGTGTCTGCAAACGTTTCAGCCAGCTAGCCAACGACCCTATactctg GAAGCGTCTGTACATGGAGGTGTTTGAGTACACCCGTCCCATGATGCACCCCGAGCCAGGCAAGTTCTACCAGGTCAGTCCTGAGGAACACGACCACCCCAACCCCTGGAAGGACAGCTTCCAACAACTG TATAAAGGAGCCCATGTGAAGCCAGGCTTTGCTGAACATTTCTACAGCAACCCTGGGAGGTTCAAAGGCAGGGAGAATATGCTG TACTATGACACCATAGAAGATGCGTTAGGAGGGGTGCAGGAGAGTCATTTTGATGGGCTGATCTTTGTCCACTCTGGGATCTACACTGACGAGTGGATCTACATAGAATCCCCTATCACCATGATTGGAGCAG CTCCTGGTAAGGTGTCTGATAAAGTGGTTATTGAGAACACCAGAGACTCAACGTTTGTCTTCATGGAGGGATCGGAGGACGCCTACGTAGGATACATGACTATTAGG TTTAACCCAGATGATAAGTCGGCTCAGCACCACAACGCCCACCACTGTCTGGAGATCACTGTCAACTGTTCTCCCAACATAGACCACTGTATCATCAGATCTACCTGCACAG TGGGCtcggctgtgtgtgtgagcggcCAGGGGGCGTGTCCTACCATCAAACACTGCAACATCAGCGACTGTGAGAACGTTGGACTTTACATCACTGACCATGCACAG GGTATCTATGAGGATAATGAGATCAGTAATAATGCATTGGCGGGAATCTGGGTAAAAAACCACGGCAACCCCATCATCAGACGAAACCACATCCACCACGGCCGAGATGTAGGAGTCTTCACCTTCGACCACGGCATG ggTTATTTTGAGAGTTGTAACATCCACAGGAATCGTATAGCAGGCTTTGAGGTGAAGGCGTATGCTAACCCTACAGTGGTTCGCTGTGAGATCCACCATGGCCAGACAGGGGGCATCTATGTGCATGAGAAAGGACGGGGACAGTTTATAGAAAACAAGATCTACGCCAACAACTTCGCTGGAGTTTGGATCACCTCCAACAGCGACCCTACGatacg GGGCAATGCAATCTTTAATGGTAACCAAGGGGGCGTGTACATATTTGGCGATGGGCGTGGCCTGATCGAGGGGAACGATATCCATGGCAACGCTCTGGCAGGAATCCAAATCAGAACCAACAGCTGCCCAATTGTACGCCATAACAAGATCCACGACGGACAGCATGGCGGCATCTACGTG catgAGAAGGGCCAGGGTGTGATCGAGGAGAACGAGGTGTACAGCAACACGCTGGCAGGCGTCTGGGTGACCACCGGCAGCACACCTGTCCTCCGCAGGAACCGCATCCACAGCGGCAAACAG GTTGGCGTGTATTTCTATGACAACGGGCATGGGGTGTTGGAAGACAACGACATCTACAATCACATGTACTCCGGCGTTCAAATACG GACGGGCAGCAACCCCAAGATCCGACGCAACAAGATCTGGGGAGGGCAGAACGGAGGCATCCTGGTCTACAACTCGGGTCTGGGTTTCATCGAGGACAATGAGATCTTCGACAACGCCATGGCGGGCGTGTGGATTAAGACGGACAGCAACCCCACGCTGCGGCGCAACAAGATCCACGACGGGAGAGACGGAGGCATCTGTATCTTCAACGGAGGGAGAGGTCTCCTGGAGGAGAATGATATCTTCAGGAACGCCCAGGCAGGAGTTCTGATCAGCACCAACAGCCACCCGGTGCTCCGCAAGAACCGCATCTTTGACGGTTTTGCTGCAG GTATCGAGATAACCAACCACGCCACTGCAACTCTGGAGGGAAACCAGATCTTCAACAACCGTTTCGGAGGCCTGTTCCTCGCCTCGGGGGTGAACGTCACCATGAAAG ATAATAAGATAATGAATAACCAGGATGCCATAGAGAAAGCTGTGAGCAGAGGACAATGTCTCTACAAGATCTCCAGCTACACCTCATACCCCATGCATGACttttacag gtgtCACACCTGCAATACGACAGACCGGAACGCCATCTGTGTGAACTGCATCAAGAAGTGTCACCAAGGACACGACGTGGAGTTTATACGACACGATAGGTGA